From Bombyx mori chromosome 10, ASM3026992v2, a single genomic window includes:
- the LOC101738053 gene encoding cytochrome b5 domain-containing protein 1 has translation MKYTKQEWYTPAEVAVHNKATDCWVSINGKVLDLTSWLQDEFRVCKCIKACSCKIKNWYCEDDCVETCPCFKRGFPYCDRKRRAMTILAYAGKDLSHWFKGDEWIQYTHPIVGCTTAYQRHGHSHQQPVVPSTRWRPLTKPWWQDESLVVGKVTAKTRPIRITNSLTGSTVTLEVCSEETIYQIMMRYLRHNSHMMSYTWRYLGRSIKYNKTLSENGIPDEREKFSNVALPENFYIPALMIYYDDDLTEDPPKDFFRNERHDENCKCKDKDCSQAFELCNQ, from the exons ATGAAATACACTAAACAAGAATGGTACACGCCGGCCGAGGTAGCCGTTCACAATAAGGCGACAGACTGTTGGGTTTCCATCAACGGAAAGGTCTTGGACTTAACTTCCTGGTTGCAGGATGAGTTCAGAGTCTGCAAGTGCATTAAGGCATGCTCGTGTAAAATCAAGAACTGGTACTGCGAAGATGATTGCGTGGAAACCTGCCCTTGCTTCAAGCGAGGGTTCCCGTATTGTGACAGAAAGAGG CGAGCAATGACGATCCTAGCTTACGCCGGAAAGGATCTGAGCCACTGGTTTAAAGGAGATGAATGGATTCAGTACACCCACCCGATTGTGGGCTGTACAACGGCTTACCAGCGCCACGGTCACAGCCACCAGCAGCCGGTTGTACCGTCGACACGCTGGCGTCCCCTCACCAAGCCATGGTGGCAAGACGAAAGCCTTGTAGTCGGAAAAGTTACGGCCAAAACTAGACCGATACGGATCACTAACTCTTTGACTG GTTCTACAGTGACCCTTGAGGTTTGCTCGGAGGAAACAATCTATCAGATAATGATGCGTTATCTCCGTCACAACTCTCACATGATGTCTTACACTTGGCGTTACCTCGGACGATccataaaatacaacaaaacttTATCCGAGAACGGCATACCAGACGAAAGGGAGAAATTTAGTAACGTGGCTCTGCCTGAAAACTTTTATATTCCTGCCCTTATGATTTACTATGACGATGATTTAACTGAAG ATCCTCCGAAAGACTTCTTTAGAAATGAACGTCATGACGAAAACTGTAAATGCAAAGATAAAGATTGCTCACAAGCGTTTGAGCTGTGCAATCAGTGA
- the LOC101746636 gene encoding glutamate receptor ionotropic, kainate glr-3 yields the protein MAGTIMPLTLFSRSPRSGKTRYLSGSRSLWAIIPPQKVCYLIENIDSISFISFQLQQAINVGTKQHFEFSKQNINLKLRAPISRAVSKASPILEDIYEQKDLEFVLVDLLNHAGRYHDFTCVAVICDAIYYNVFDGAFFKRIDTVPFVMIVVEEYDDLLSPNFDILEALREARRDGCNMYIILLANGLQAARLLKFGDRHRVLDTRAKYIILHDYRLFHSDLHYLWKRIVNVIFLKHHRKIGSVAKSQAWFDLSTVPFPNPIKGVFVPRRVDLWKSGKFHYNTVPFADKTSNLNDEVLHVVYLDHVPSVVVVNSNETGQIGGVEIEIINTLSEKMNFRPKLYQPMNVELHKWGQKQPNGSFSGLLGEMVNGRADLALGNLQYTPYHLELIDLSIPYTSQCWTFLTPEALTDNSWKTLLLPFKLYMWIAVLLVLLITGTIFYGLARYQTYLHGLKRQEENEKADSKPVGLYLFGEIINSILYTYGMLLVVSLPKLPTGWSIRFLTGWYWLYCILLVVSYRASMTAILANPAPRVTIDTLVELAASKLTCGGWGIETKNFFQDSLDEIGQKISDRFEISNDPNIAADKVAQGTFAYYDNKNFLKYITVRRQNGFIMETIDNTTNFTSISTKSNNERNLHIMSDCVVNIPISIGFHKNSPLKPLTDIYITRIVEVGLVEKWLNDAMYTIKTLETNEEEIKALMNLKKLYGAFIALAIGYFLSVMCLIGELAHWNCVVKKDPNYDKYALHKYYEKINKKQ from the exons ATGGCTGGTACGATTATGCCACTTACGCTGTTTTCTCGATCTCCCCGCTCAGGCAAAACAAG GTATTTGTCCGGCAGTAGAAGCTTGTGGGCCATAATACCGCCACAAAAGGTTTGTTACTTAATCGAAAACATAGATAGCATTAGCTTCATTAGTTTCCAACTACAACAGGCTATAAACGTAGGCACGAAACAACATTTTgaattttcaaaacaaaatattaatttaaaattgcgtGCCCCAATTTCCAGAGCGGTTTCTAAAGCATCACCAATTCTTGAAGATATTTACGAACAAAAGGACCTGGAGTTCGTTCTGGTTGACCTGCTAAACCACGCCGGACGCTATCACGACTTTACTTGCGTAGCTGTTATATGTGATGCTATTTATTACAACGTCTTCGACGGCGCATTCTTTAAAAGGATTGATACTGTGCCTTTTGTTATG ATTGTGGTAGAAGAATACGACGACTTACTATCACCCAACTTTGATATCCTGGAAGCATTGAGAGAAGCTAGAAGAGATGGTTgcaatatgtatataatattgcTAGCTAATGGTCTTCAAGCAGCTAGACTTCTAAAATTTGGCGACAG GCACAGAGTCTTAGATACAAGAgctaaatacataattttacatGACTACAGACTTTTTCACAGCGACCTACACTACCTTTGGAAAAGAATAGTTAACGTAATATTTCTTAAGCACCACCGGAAGATCGGCAGTGTCGCGAAAAGCCAAGCTTGGTTTGATCTTTCAACGGTTCCATTTCCAAATCCAATTAAG GGTGTGTTCGTGCCCCGTCGCGTTGATCTCTGGAAGAGTGGGAAGTTTCACTACAACACAGTTCCGTTCGCCGATAAGACTAGTAACTTGAACGATGAAGTTCTGCACGTAGTTTATTTGGACCACGTGCCTTCTGTTGTTGTTGTGAACAGTAATGAAACTGGTCAAATTGGGGGCGTGGAAATAGAG ataataaacacattatctgaaaaaatgaattttagaCCAAAATTATACCAGCCAATGAATGTCGAACTTCATAAATGGGGCCAAAAGCAACCCAACGGCTCCTTCTCTGGTCTCCTCGGAGAAATGGTTAATGGGAGGGCCGATTTAGCACTGGGGAACTTGCAATACACCCCATACCATTTGGAGTTGATTGACCTTAGCATACCGTACACGTCGCAGTGCTGGACTTTTCTCACGCCCGAAGCTTTGACTGATAATTCTTGGAAAACTCTTCTTTTGCCTTTTAA ACTTTACATGTGGATTGCTGTACTATTAGTACTGTTAATAACAGGTACTATATTCTATGGATTAGCGAGATATCAAACTTATTTACACGGACTAAAACGCCAAGAGGAAAATGAAAAAGCCG ATTCGAAACCTGTCGGACTTTACCTGTTTGGCGAAATAATCAACAGCATTCTGTATACGTATGGGATGTTGCTCGTCGTGTCATTACCGAAACTGCCAACAGGCTGGTCTATTCGATTCCTGACTGGCTGGTATTGGTTGTActgtatattactggtggtttcGTACCGAGCAAGCATGACCGCTATCCTGGCTAACCCAGCGCCAAGAGTGACGATCGACACGTTAGTCGAATTGGCCGCCAGTAAACTTACTTGTGGAGGTTGGGGAATCGAAACTAAGAATTTTTTTCAAGATTCCTTGGATGAAATTGGTCAAAAAATTTCTGACAGATTCGAAATTAGTAACGACCCTAATATTGCGGCTGATAAAGTCGCTCAGGGTACATTTGCGtattatgacaataaaaacttcCTAAAATACATCACCGTTAGAAGACAAAATGGTTTTATTATGGAAACTATTGATAACACAACTAATTTTACCAGCATTAGCACTAAAAGCAACAATGAGAGAAATCTCCATATCATGTCTGATTGCGTTGTGAACATACCTATCTCAATTGGATTTCACAAGAATTCTCCACTTAAGCCCTTAACTGATATATACATCACGAGAATAGTTGAGGTTGGTTTGGTTGAAAAGTGGCTGAATGATGCCATGTACACAATCAAAACTTTAGAAACAAACGAGGAGGAGATCAAAGCTTTAATGAACTTGAAGAAGCTTTATGGAGCCTTCATCGCATTAGCCATCGGCTACTTCTTGAGCGTGATGTGCCTAATTGGAGAGCTGGCCCACTGGAATTGTGTTGTGAAGAAAGACCCAAACTATGACAAATATGCTTTACACAAATATTatgagaaaataaacaaaaagcagtag
- the LOC101738268 gene encoding uncharacterized protein LOC101738268: protein MMNIQKCGCKENRMQTAGRSACQCNINIPKMPTDSFKIPAVPSSRPLCSKANASDNKDQTSSRLELKRDDKKKTWSLSDFDLGRPLGKGKFGNVYLAREKESHYVVALKVLFKSQILDSEIEHQVRREVEIQCRLRHPNILRMYGYFHDEKRIYLILEYAKHGALYKLLKERGRFDEKTAAIYIRDLTKALIYCHTKKVIHRDIKPENLLIGHNWELKIADFGWSVHSPSSRRMTLCGTLDYLSPEMIEGKPHNYAVDIWSLGVLCYELLVGLPPFDAKDSHQTYRKIRYVIIKYPEYISEKAKDLMGKLLVIEPEERLPLSNVLKHPWIIENAPEGAHPPLMNAEQK from the coding sequence ATGATGAATATTCAGAAATGTGGCTGTAAAGAGAATCGTATGCAGACTGCGGGTCGGTCTGCTTGCCAATGCAATATAAATATTCCGAAAATGCCTACGGACAGTTTCAAAATCCCAGCCGTACCGTCTTCTCGGCCTTTATGTTCAAAAGCAAACGCCAGTGACAACAAAGACCAGACTTCTTCAAGACTTGAATTGAAACGTGACGATAAAAAGAAGACTTGGTCACTATCGGACTTCGATCTAGGACGACCGCTCGGTAAAGGGAAATTCGGCAATGTGTACTTAGCCCGTGAAAAAGAATCTCACTATGTCGTCGCATTGAAGGTTCTTTTTAAAAGCCAAATCTTGGATTCAGAAATAGAGCACCAAGTACGCCGTGAAGTTGAAATCCAGTGTCGACTACGTCATCCGAACATCTTACGCATGTATGGATACTTTCACGATGAAAAacgaatttatttaatattagaatACGCGAAACATGGCGCCCTTTACAAATTACTGAAGGAACGCGGCCGATTTGATGAAAAAACCGCTGCAATTTACATTCGTGATTTGACGAAGGCCCTTATTTATTGTCATACCAAGAAAGTTATACATCGTGATATAAAACCGGAAAATTTATTGATTGGTCACAACTGGGAACTTAAAATTGCTGATTTTGGCTGGTCCGTCCACTCGCCCTCATCAAGACGGATGACATTGTGCGGAACATTAGATTACCTGTCACCAGAAATGATTGAAGGAAAACCCCATAATTATGCAGTAGATATTTGGAGTTTAGGGGTTTTGTGTTACGAACTGCTTGTTGGATTGCCACCATTTGATGCCAAGGACTCTCATCAAACCTACAGAAAAATTAGATATGTCATAATTAAATATCCCGAATATATTTCTGAAAAAGCCAAAGATTTAATGGGAAAACTTTTAGTTATCGAGCCTGAAGAGAGGTTGCCACTATCAAATGTCTTAAAACACCCGTGGATTATAGAGAATGCTCCTGAAGGTGCTCATCCACCATTAATGAATGCTGAGCAAAAATAA
- the LOC733036 gene encoding small androgen receptor-interacting protein isoform X1, with protein sequence MSDEAEQQAEEIEVLKSIYEGDDNFKQVDAKTYQYKYMDGDKSFILEISWGLKYPTEKPSFNLEIFYNQHLLATVKENILSILNTEAEQWLGCAMTYTLFECLRERVSEILAGQVEEVVSTRVEKIVIDDQTETTKKPEKKEQLTKAQKRRAWDKAELGKGGEKPRGWDWVDIVKHLSQVPHQPTS encoded by the exons ATGTCTGATGAAGCCGAGCAGCAGGCGGAGGAAATTGaagtattaaaatcgatttaCGAGGGCGATGACAATTTCAAACAGGTGGATGCTAAAACTTATCAGTACAAG TATATGGACGGTGATAAGTCATTTATTCTAGAAATATCATGGGGTCTAAAGTATCCAACAGAGAAGCCAAGTTTTAACTTAGAAATATTCTACAATCAAcactt gTTAGCAACAGTAAAAGAAAACATACTATCAATATTGAACACAGAAGCGGAACAATGGCTCGGCTGCGCCATGACGTACACGCTGTTTGAGTGCCTCAGGGAAAGGGTGTCCGAGATACTGGCTGGCCAGGTCGAGGAGGTCGTGTCCACCAGGGTCGAAAAAATCGTGATAGATGATCAG ACGGAAACTACTAAAAAACCAGAAAAGAAGGAGCAGCTCACGAAAGCACAGAAGCGCCGAGCGTGGGACAAGGCTGAACTAGGAAAGGGCGGTGAGAAACCCCGCGGATGGGATTGGGTCGACATCGTCAAACATTTGTCTCAAGTGCCGCATCAGCCCACGTCATGA